In a single window of the Plasmodium cynomolgi strain B DNA, chromosome 6, whole genome shotgun sequence genome:
- a CDS encoding erythrocyte membrane-associated antigen (putative), protein MDLNHVKYRGWFVLPLLLPFLLPFLLWGLILLDGGPERSDAVLGEKKGQEGETWGGSIIPLEVVPRNGSIITLGGLLSGGINLGVTKEGDARGKKDSPGKQDDQINNSVSQRGGRSSGGEAFPRRVYLPRREYLPCGNDNGWEEIHSEDEPVNSWDGLPDEVSHSIQNWVSVKYAYLKEDAYRGGLIWDRSEVFYHGGIPKGVTNPSRVYEEGSIKWSGKKERGESHSLRVSPSNSCFGMCPNKYSMTRRMLASAKEDHLESPSNGTSNTDDPFKGSVLNLHFTENKNLFTNVKVGGQALKLALNSRVEGIYVFMKNSQACYVGEEEDKNRICYDPNTSRNSTWCNNDLLCLPPILSKPYECFSDSNLLLENKAEYPSMYYDSLKFTESHVEGSDDVEMVDLAVAKEAGKAGKAAGEAGEAGEAKEANEANGANGANGANVTNAAGEGGLGGAAQPRDGEDTTFQNTDVKLVTDLSLYNGWSLFKDTDGMMGLAGKELSCRNVSAWNSIVEKNKSLYALDVNLPEGSVKPFVESASQKDSKKGGSSYAKFVPKRASKNKADGVDASDGVDASDGVDASDGVDASDAAGVAAEPSETTSEIHIGDYKKNFGPIVWSEPRERGGIFSDSFMQFTLYNLEVCGNNIFGKYSSNWQGVIDLSSKCLVLPKMFWLSLMEYLPVNKNDERCIPKKKDVNFDESTIPRMCSVDASSRPLPVLKFYLSDNDIVSDNNIGGRSGVNEPSLGDSTQKKNIQEVNIPLDNLIINEEGQNDGYLCVLPDVHEGVSSENSGRTTKPLIKFGTYVINNFYVVVDQENYRVGFANKKNYHYTSERCTRRAECIGNQFYEPALNICVDPDCSIWYFYTLNEETKKCESISSRFYVFLLIILLLLLLDIQSYYFYRKS, encoded by the coding sequence ATGGATTTGAATCATGTAAAATACAGAGGCTGGTTTGTTCTGCCGCTCCTTCTGCCGTTCCTTTTGCCATTCCTTCTGTGGGGATTGATCCTTCTGGATGGTGGGCCGGAGCGCAGTGATGCAGTGTTgggagagaagaaggggCAGGAAGGAGAGACCTGGGGTGGAAGCATCATCCCCCTGGAAGTAGTCCCCAGGAATGGAAGCATCATCACGCTGGGGGGGTTGCTCTCAGGTGGAATAAATTTGGGTGTAACCAAGGAGGGAGACGctagggggaaaaaggacaGCCCTGGCAAGCAGGATGATCAAATAAATAATAGCGTTAGCCAAAGGGGTGGAAGAAGTAGCGGTGGAGAAGCATTCCCCAGGAGGGTGTACCTCCCCAGGAGGGAGTACCTCCCCTGTGGGAACGACAACGGATGGGAAGAAATCCATAGTGAGGACGAGCCTGTGAACAGCTGGGATGGTCTCCCTGATGAGGTTAGCCACTCCATACAAAACTGGGTAAGCGTGAAATATGCTTATTTGAAAGAGGATGCATATCGAGGGGGGTTGATTTGGGATCGCAGTGAAGTCTTCTACCATGGAGGGATCCCCAAAGGGGTAACAAATCCATCTCGGGTATACGAAGAGGGGTCGATTAAGTGGAGtgggaagaaggaaagggGAGAATCACATTCACTGAGGGTTAGTCCCTCTAACAGCTGCTTTGGTATGTGCCCCAATAAGTACAGCATGACGAGGCGAATGCTCGCATCTGCCAAGGAGGACCATCTAGAATCACCAAGCAATGGTACATCTAACACAGATGATCCCTTCAAAGGAAGTGTGTTAAATTTGCATTTTACggagaacaaaaatttgtttactAATGTAAAGGTAGGAGGACAAGCATTAAAGCTGGCACTGAACAGTAGGGTGGAgggcatatatgtatttatgaAGAACTCCCAAGCGTGCTACGTaggtgaggaggaggataAGAATCGGATCTGTTACGACCCTAACACGTCTAGGAATTCTACCTGGTGCAATAACGACCTTCTTTGTCTGCCGCCCATCCTGTCCAAGCCGTACGAGTGCTTCAGTGACAGCAATTTGCTGCTGGAGAACAAGGCGGAGTATCCCAGCATGTACTACGACTCGCTGAAGTTTACGGAGAGCCACGTGGAGGGGTCGGACGACGTGGAGATGGTCGATTTGGCAGTGGCGAAGGAAGCGGGGAAAGCGGGGAAAGCGGCGGGTGaagcaggagaagcaggagaagcaaaagagGCAAACGAGGCAAACGGAGCAAACGGAGCAAACGGAGCAAACGTGACCAACGCGGCGGGCGAAGGCGGGCTGGGAGGCGCTGCCCAGCCGCGCGACGGGGAGGACACCACCTTCCAGAACACCGACGTGAAGCTGGTCACGGACCTCTCCCTGTACAATGGGTGGAGCCTATTCAAAGACACAGACGGGATGATGGGGCTGGCCGGAAAGGAACTCAGCTGCAGGAATGTCAGTGCTTGGAACAGCATCgtggagaaaaacaaatctcTGTATGCCCTAGATGTGAATTTGCCGGAAGGTTCCGTGAAACCCTTCGTGGAgtcagctagccaaaaggactccaaaaaagggggttcATCCTACGCAAAGTTTGTTCCGAAGAGGgcaagcaaaaataaagcagaTGGAGTAGATGCATCAGATGGAGTAGATGCATCGGATGGAGTAGATGCATCGGATGGAGTAGATGCATCGGATGCAGCAGGTGTAGCGGCGGAACCGAGTGAAACCACATCTGAAATACATATTGgagattataaaaaaaactttggACCAATCGTATGGTCGGAACCAAGAGAAAGAGGAGGAATTTTTTCCGATTCATTCATGCAGTTTACCCTGTACAATTTGGAAGTGTGTggtaataatatatttggaaAATACAGTAGCAATTGGCAAGGAGTGATAGACTTGAGTAGCAAGTGTTTGGTTCTACCAAAGATGTTCTGGTTGAGTTTGATGGAGTATCTACCcgtgaacaaaaatgacgaGAGGTGTATTCCTAAGAAAAAAGATGTTAACTTTGATGAGAGTACCATACCGAGGATGTGTTCTGTGGATGCCAGCAGTAGACCACTACCTGTGTTAAAATTCTACCTTTCGGATAACGACATCGTGAGTGACAATAACATAGGAGGAAGGAGTGGTGTCAATGAACCATCACTTGGAGACTCCACACAGAAGAAGAACATACAAGAAGTAAATATCCCGTTGGATAATCTCATAATAAATGAGGAGGGTCAGAACGACGGCTACCTCTGTGTGTTGCCAGATGTACATGAAGGAGTTTCAAGTGAAAATAGCGGAAGGACCACCAAGCCGTTAATTAAGTTCGGCACGTATGTtatcaataatttttatgttgtgGTGGATCAAGAAAATTATCGAGTAGGGTTTGCtaacaagaaaaattaccACTACACAAGTGAGAGATGCACACGGAGGGCTGAGTGTATAGGGAATCAGTTTTACGAACCAGCTTTGAATATCTGTGTGGACCCTGACTGTTCGATATGGTACTTTTACACACTAAATGAGGAAACAAAGAAATGTGAATCCATTTCGTCCCGCTTCTACGTCTTCCTGCTCATcatcctgctgctgctgctgctggaTATACAGTCGTACTACTTTTACAGGAAGTCG